A single region of the Pelagicoccus enzymogenes genome encodes:
- a CDS encoding FxLYD domain-containing protein encodes MKNLNTVKAISSVLLTAGILGFFYFSTKQMEGPDPDDFKVEITKIEKRDELLAIFGTVENLSDEDWQSVGIQVEFYDEAGQFLDETSGYGGNVPIVRSKSKESFKITEPTILTVIDDYETTKATVSNGYRR; translated from the coding sequence ATGAAAAATCTGAATACAGTTAAAGCGATTTCTTCGGTTCTGCTGACGGCAGGGATCCTGGGATTCTTCTACTTCTCCACGAAGCAAATGGAAGGACCGGATCCAGATGATTTTAAGGTAGAAATAACAAAGATAGAGAAAAGAGATGAACTATTGGCAATCTTTGGGACCGTTGAAAACTTAAGTGACGAAGATTGGCAAAGCGTCGGGATTCAAGTAGAGTTCTATGATGAAGCCGGACAGTTCCTCGACGAGACCTCCGGCTATGGTGGCAATGTACCGATCGTCAGATCAAAATCTAAAGAGAGTTTTAAGATAACAGAACCGACCATTTTGACTGTAATCGATGATTACGAAACCACCAAAGCGACCGTATCTAATGGATACAGGAGATAG